One genomic window of Leptolyngbyaceae cyanobacterium includes the following:
- a CDS encoding ATP-dependent DNA helicase RecQ → MTDPQPASWRDVRAAFQKIWGYDDFRPPQGEIIRTLLEQKDAMIVMPTGGGKSICFQLPALLQNGLTLVISPLVALMENQVEELRQRKLPAALLHSELPSPERKRTLQLLEQEKLRLLYVSPETLLSPVVWERLSQPQIKINGLILDEAHCLVQWGETFRPAYRRLGTVRSALLKSKPSGSKIAIAAFTATADPSAQQTIQQVLQLQKPTVFRLNPYRSNLHLKVKIAWTPRGRQQQLLKFIQARPQQAGLIYVRSRRDGENLAEWLREKGYATAAYHAGLSPQERRMMEADWISGKIPFVICTSAFGMGINKPDVRWVIHFHPTLLLSEYVQEIGRAGRDGKPSDALLLMSEPTGWLDSQDKQRQKFFEDKLRSQQQKAQKLVRQLPPTGDVNALARKFPESAIALSLLHSNGQLEWQDPFHYQINGKSASHHSSQFDAVKEMRRYLQTRQCRWQFLLRAFGFAEEAENMNCGHCDNCDRRQ, encoded by the coding sequence TGATCGTGATGCCGACGGGTGGGGGAAAGTCGATTTGTTTTCAATTGCCAGCATTATTACAAAATGGGTTAACTTTGGTAATTTCGCCGCTGGTGGCGTTGATGGAAAATCAGGTGGAAGAATTACGTCAGCGAAAATTACCAGCGGCGCTTTTACATAGCGAATTACCATCTCCAGAACGCAAACGAACGCTTCAGTTGTTGGAACAAGAAAAGTTACGGTTGCTGTACGTATCTCCGGAAACTTTACTAAGTCCTGTAGTTTGGGAACGTTTATCTCAACCGCAAATAAAAATTAATGGGTTGATCTTGGATGAGGCGCATTGTTTGGTACAGTGGGGAGAGACTTTTAGACCAGCTTATCGCAGATTGGGAACGGTACGATCGGCTTTGCTGAAGTCTAAACCATCGGGAAGTAAAATTGCGATCGCAGCTTTCACCGCCACCGCCGATCCCTCAGCCCAACAAACAATTCAACAAGTATTACAATTACAAAAGCCAACAGTTTTTCGCCTCAACCCTTATCGATCGAACTTGCACTTAAAAGTTAAAATTGCTTGGACACCAAGGGGAAGACAACAACAATTATTAAAATTTATTCAAGCTAGACCCCAACAAGCAGGCTTAATTTACGTTCGCAGTCGGCGGGATGGGGAAAATTTAGCCGAATGGTTAAGAGAAAAAGGTTATGCAACCGCAGCTTATCATGCTGGATTAAGTCCCCAAGAACGTCGCATGATGGAAGCAGATTGGATTTCTGGGAAAATCCCTTTTGTGATTTGTACATCTGCTTTTGGAATGGGGATAAATAAACCGGATGTGCGTTGGGTAATCCATTTTCATCCTACCTTATTATTATCGGAATACGTGCAGGAAATTGGACGGGCGGGAAGAGATGGTAAACCCTCTGATGCTTTATTATTAATGAGCGAACCGACTGGTTGGTTAGATAGTCAGGATAAGCAACGGCAGAAGTTTTTTGAAGACAAATTGCGATCGCAACAACAAAAAGCACAAAAACTCGTTCGCCAACTACCCCCCACAGGAGATGTAAATGCTCTAGCGCGTAAGTTTCCCGAAAGTGCGATCGCCTTATCCTTACTCCACAGCAACGGTCAGCTAGAATGGCAAGACCCCTTCCACTATCAAATTAACGGAAAATCAGCCAGCCACCATTCCTCCCAATTCGACGCCGTAAAGGAAATGCGCCGCTACTTACAAACGCGCCAGTGTCGCTGGCAATTTTTATTACGCGCCTTTGGTTTTGCAGAAGAAGCCGAAAACATGAATTGCGGACACTGCGATAACTGCGATCGGCGTCAGTGA